One Drosophila subobscura isolate 14011-0131.10 chromosome U, UCBerk_Dsub_1.0, whole genome shotgun sequence DNA window includes the following coding sequences:
- the LOC117901479 gene encoding BTB/POZ domain-containing protein 9 → MSLPQLIDDLQRLSEDQDSADLVFICGRDERIIYAHRLMLMARCKSFKTAKRGEVCRIPGCTVSPAAPGASAPTTIRLPHVNPDLFRQFILYVYTAKLVLQDSQVFQMMMMAQDMGVVELRTACEDHVISTLSVDNACTFLTAVMDIHEKAGAKCAANFMERCIIFIGENAGECVKTNAFLTLAKEAIIKIISSDYFCLEEEEVWRCVLAWAKYQAGVTQPTAHWTEEERARVCQHLSGVMGHVRLLLIDSQVFAEEVEPTGAVPMELSLERYRYAALHANKMMENDKRLQPRLTVAVNLFPGSQILLNDKLPLQSVLNGWYGVAKQSWRLVYRASTHGYDSSAFHRYCDGVAHCMVIGLGSHGEISGGYTDVAWAKTSRKGGYVQSERAFLYALNPSNGEQPSKFDIVKKPYAICYHPDCGPIFGAGADLLISSNCNVNMDSYSNLPHSYDGPNAAQLTLFGDYNFSISDYEVYTLAATGSAAGSGPSHSQSQIQSQAPGVPSKAKYDRY, encoded by the exons ATGAGCCTGCCACAGCTAATCGATGACTTGCAGCGCCTGTCCGAGGACCAGGATAGCGCCGATCTGGTTTTTATTTGCGGTCGAGATGAGCGCATCATCTATGCCCAcaggctgatgctgatggccCG CTGCAAGAGCTTCAAGACGGCCAAGCGTGGCGAGGTGTGCCGCATTCCCGGCTGCACCGTGTCGCCGGCTGCTCCCGGAGCCTCCGCGCCCACAACTATACGACTGCCACACGTTAATCCAGATCTATTTCGGCAATTTATATTGTATGTCTACACAGCAAAG TTGGTGCTGCAGGATTCACAGGTCTttcaaatgatgatgatggcccAAGACATGGGCGTCGTGGAGTTGCGCACCGCTTGCGAGGATCATGTCATCTCCACACTCTCCGTGGACAATGCATGCACCTTTCTGACCGCAGTAATGGATATCCATGAGAAAGCAG ggGCCAAGTGCGCGGCAAACTTCATGGAGCGATGCATCATCTTTATAGGGGAGAATGCCGGGGAGTGCGTCAAAACAAATGCATTCCTAACGCTCGCCAAGGAGGCCATCATCAAGATCATCTCCTCCGACTAT TTCTgcctggaggaggaggaagttTGGCGCTGCGTTTTAGCCTGGGCCAAGTACCAGGCGGGCGTCACCCAACCCACTGCACACTGGACTGAGGAGGAGCGTGCCCGTGTCTGCCAGCACTTGAGTGGCGTCATGGGCCACgtgcgactgctgctgatcgATAGCCAAGTCTTTGCCGAGGAAGTGGAGCCCACTGGGGCCGTGCCCATGGAGCTGTCGCTCGAACGCTATCGCTATGCCGCCCTGCATGCCAACAAAATGATGGAGAACGACAAGCGGCTGCAGCCACGCCTCACCGTAGCCGTCAACTTGTTTCCCGGCTCGCAGATCCTTCTCAACGataagctgccgctgcagagCGTCCTCAATGGCTGGTATGGCGTGGCCAAGCAATCGTGGCGTCTGGTCTATCGTGCCTCCACCCACGGCTATGACTCGAGTGCCTTTCATCGCTACTGCGATGGGGTCGCCCACTGCATGGTCATTGGCCTCGGGTCACATGGAGAGATTAGCGGCGGATACACGGACGTCGCCTGGGCCAAGACAAGTCGCAAAGGTGGCTACGTGCAGTCGGAGCGGGCCTTTCTCTATGCGCTGAATCCCTCAAATGGAGAGCAACCTTCGAAATTTGATATTGTCAAGAAACCCTATGCCATCTGCTATCATCCAGA TTGTGGTCCCATTTTTGGTGCTGGCGCCGATCTGCTCATCTCCAGCAATTGCAATGTAAACATGGACTCGTACTCGAATCTTCCGCATTCTTATGACGGCCCCAATGCCGCTCAGCTCACGCTCTTCGGGGACTACAACTTCAGCATCAGCGACTATGAGGTGTACACGCTGGCCGCGACAGGaagtgctgctggcagcggaCCCAGTCACAGTCAGAGCCAGATTCAGAGCCAGGCACCAGGTGTGCCCTCAAAGGCAAAGTACGATAGATACTGA
- the LOC117901481 gene encoding mitochondrial import inner membrane translocase subunit Tim13, with amino-acid sequence MAMDSAKRGEIMELAKQQIAVANAQELLSKMTQRCFKKCVNKPGYSLDSSEQKCISMCMDRFMDSWDLISRAYGQRIQREQQNQ; translated from the exons ATGGCCATGGATAGTGCGAAGAGGGGCGAGATCATGGAACTCGcgaagcaacaaattgccGTAGCCAATGCCCAAGAGCTGCTCTCGAAAATGACGCAAAGGTGCTTCAAGAAGTGTGTCAACAAGCCCGGCTACTCGCTGGATTCCTCAGAACAG AAATGCATATCCATGTGCATGGACCGGTTTATGGACTCGTGGGACCTCATCTCGCGTGCGTACGGCCAGAGAATACAGCGCGAGCAACAGAACCAatag
- the LOC117901480 gene encoding probable small nuclear ribonucleoprotein E yields MSFKSNPKVQKVMVQPINLIFRYLQNRSRVQVWLYENISLRIEGHIVGFDEYMNLVLDDAEEVYVKTRQRKSLGRIMLKGDNITLIQNVSPSKD; encoded by the coding sequence ATGTCCTTCAAAAGCAATCCCAAGGTGCAAAAGGTGATGGTGCAGCCCATCAACCTGATCTTCCGTTATCTGCAAAATCGCTCGCGCGTGCAGGTCTGGCTGTACGAAAACATTTCGCTGCGCATCGAGGGCCACATTGTGGGCTTCGATGAGTACATGAATCTGGTTCTGGACGATGCCGAAGAAGTGTACGTGAAGACGCGCCAACGCAAGAGTCTGGGCCGCATCATGCTCAAGGGGGACAACATCACGCTGATACAGAACGTGAGCCCGTCCAAGGATTAG
- the LOC117901612 gene encoding protein spaetzle 3 — translation MALTNFSLPFGALGQPWGVTLAPLHPIHQLASNTNNLLYSPADHQQQQHPQQQGPTDPEFFKNNPYAPPQQAPQAQGGGGGYPYQSRRKQNNAYLPPTGPAAARNSVYHIQQQQQQQQQQEANNENSVSYQSATSSRSSSAGQSSIQLTQSHHSTGRGPGEGSYSHFPGQQQQQQQKQFFNAHGSASATFSKNSGSFSITSFGSRQQPQPQPQAQPQAAPPAPQLQQQPPPPAPQQPRTRQSKPEAQPASTYGVAAPENYPERAPGFTRVQAGQGSRTQVHAVLDYDVEEGDEEEEDEDEDGQYYEGLEKAAKANNNQMPTVTPIQGPIYLKNGTVPVVPLFSYPKLNNGSFLQIPIWWTALSVALGLDVRGDVIKGVPCIKRYHQLFCPTAGNSYPIDKIERFIDDNKALMRRMYGDFEMNMEGPAGGGNQQPKARKRRFIDEPDIFIPPGAHAAHAGEAVEAGDSYFGQLRKKRQAAVGGSRNRGAGAGGGGSSGGSSAGSSANRTPGSSGAGQANSGTGRLDACESKIEIVTPYWASNSAGKIRAIVNTQHFEQAIHQEVCSNTQTSRCEGECGCEQKYKWHRLLAYDPDNDCKGIFMDWFLFPSCCVCRCNP, via the exons ATGGCTCTGACCAACTTCTCACTGCCTTTCGGTGCCCTTGGCCAGCCCTGGGGCGTCACGCTGGCTCCCCTGCACCCCATACATCAGCTGgccagcaacaccaacaatttGCTGTACTCTCCGGcggatcaccagcagcagcaacacccccagcagcagggccCCACAGATCCTGAATTCTTCAAGAATAATCCCTATGCGCCACCACAGCAGGCGCCACAAGCACAAGGGGGAGGCGGTGGCTATCCATACCAGAGCAGACGCAAGCAGAATAATGCCTATCTGCCACCCACGGGCCCCGCTGCGGCACGTAACTCTGTGTAccacatccagcagcagcagcagcaacagcagcagcaggaggccaaCAACGAGAACAGCGTCTCCTATCAGAGTGCAACCAGTTCCAGGTCGAGCAGCGCCGGCCAGAGCTCCATACAGCTGACGCAGAGCCATCACTCGACTGGCCGAGGCCCGGGCGAGGGCTCCTACAGCCACTTtccggggcagcagcagcagcagcagcagaagcaattCTTCAATGCCCacggcagtgccagtgccacattTAGCAAGAACAGCGGCAGCTTCAGTATTACCAGCTTCggtagcaggcagcagccgcaacccCAGCCGCAGGCACAGCCCCAGGCAGCACCGCCAGCacctcagctgcagcagcagccacccccGCCCGCACCCCAGCAGCCACGCACCAGACAGTCGAAGCCTGAGGCTCAGCCAGCGTCCACCTATGGCGTGGCAGCGCCCGAAAATTATCCGGAAAGAGCGCCGGGCTTTACACGGGTGCAGGCGGGACAGGGCTCCCGCACGCAGGTGCATGCCGTTCTCGACTATGATGTGGAGGAgggcgatgaggaggaggaggatgaagacGAGGATGGGCAGTACTACGAGGGGCTGGAGAAGGCAG CTAAAGCGAATAACAATCAGATGCCCACTGTGACACCCATCCAGGGACCGATCTACTTGAAGAACGGCACGGTGCCGGTGGTGCCGCTCTTCTCCTATCCGAAGCTCAACAATGGATCGTTCCTACAGATTCCG ATCTGGTGGACGGCCCTGTCGGTGGCTCTGGGCCTGGATGTCAGAGGTGATGTGATAAAGGGTGTGCCATGCATCAAGCGCTATCATCAGCTCTTCTGCCCCACAGCCGGCAACAGCTATCCCAT CGACAAGATTGAACGTTTTATAGATGACAACAAGGCACTGATGCGTCGCATGTACGGAGACTTTGAGATGAATATGGAGGGACCTGCAGGTGGcggcaaccagcagccaaaagCGCGTAAAAGAAGATTCATAGACGAGCCGGATATATTTATACCACCCGGAGCCCATGCAGCCCATGCAGGAGAGGCCGTGGAGGCGGGCGACAGTTATTTTGGACAACTCAGAAAGAAGCGTCAGGCGGCAGTTGGTGGCAGTCGCaacagaggagcaggagcaggaggcggcGGTTCCAGTGGTGGAAGTTCTGCCGGAAGCAGTGCCAACAGAACACCTGGGAGCAGTGGTGCTGGGCAGGCGAACTCCGGCACAGGCAGACTCGATGCCTGTGAGTCGAAAATCGAAATTGTGACACCCTATTGGGCATCGAACTCAGCGGGCAAGATCAGGGCCATTGTCAACACGCAGCACTTTGAGCAGGCCATACACCAGGAGGTGTGCAG CAATACACAAACATCACGCTGCGAGGGGGAATGCGGATGCGAGCAAAAGTACAAATGGCATCGACTGTTGGCCTATGATCCCGACAACGATTGCAAGGGCATCTTTATGGACTGGTTCCTGTTTCCTTCCTGCTGTGTCTGCAGATGTAATCCCTAG
- the LOC117901913 gene encoding topoisomerase I damage affected protein 11 — protein MRAARSSQTGTQSSLIMGMRMGLGLNMRQGHRWLVWLLLLLLAIPPQMVDGRYLPTRSHGDDLDKLRELMLQILELSNEDPQQQQQQQQQQPQQHPLLRLHNEANSGSSGTNTNNNPRSSNSNSNSNAAWLQKLSAMGALDELGGDAPRMGPNYGRY, from the exons atgagggCAGCAAGGAGCTCCCAAACGGGCACGCAGAGCAGCCTCATCATGGGAATGCGCATGGGATTGGGCCTCAATATGAGGCAGGGACACAGGTGGCTtgtatggctgctgctgctgcttttggccataCCCCCGCAGATGGTGGACGGCCGTTACCTGCCCACAAGGTCGCACGGCGACGATTTGGACAAGTTGCGCGAACTGATGCTGCAG ATCTTGGAGTTGAGCAATGAGgacccacagcagcagcagcaacagcagcagcagcagccccaacaacACCCACTTTTGCGTCTGCACAATGAGgccaacagcggcagcagcggcaccaacaccaacaacaatccaCGCTCAtccaactcgaactcgaactcgaatgCCGCCTGGCTACAAAAGCTCAGCGCCATGGGTGCCCTGGACGAGCTGGGCGGCGATGCGCCCCGTATGGGACCCAACTATGGACGCTATTAG
- the LOC117900525 gene encoding proline-rich extensin-like protein EPR1, giving the protein MQSSCVLVIVLGLAALVAARPEPPRDSYSAPPSSSYQPSGPSGGYGAPAPQYGPPQQPPVVHKHVYVHVPPPEPEYQAPRKPLYVPPPQKHYKIVFIKAPSAPAPTAPIIPQYPQNEEKTLVYVLVKKPEEQPEIIIPTPAPTQPSKPEVYFIRYKTQKEETGPYPNSVAPPAPEYGAPAGPPAPSAPSSSYGAPSH; this is encoded by the exons ATGCAGTCCAGTTGTGTG CTAGTGATAGTCTTGGGCTTAGCCGCCTTGGTGGCGGCTCGTCCGGAGCCACCACGTGACTCGTACAGTGCCCCACCGTCGAGCAGCTACCAGCCGAGTGGACCCAGCGGCGGCTATGGAGCACCTGCGCCACAATACGGAccaccgcagcagccgccagtGGTGCATAAGCATGTGTACGTCCATGTGCCaccaccagagccagagtaCCAGGCACCCAG GAAACCTCTGTACGTGCCACCACCACAGAAGCACTACAAGATTGTGTTCATCAAGGCGCCATCCGCGCCCGCACCCACTGCGCCCATCATTCCGCAATACCCACAGAACGAGGAGAAGACACTCGTCTACGTTCTGGTGAAGAAGCCCGAGGAGCAGCCCGAGATCATCATCCCAACGCCGGCGCCCACACAGCCCAGCAAGCCGGAGGTGTACTTCATCCGCTACAAGACCCAGAAGGAGGAGACCGGACCCTATCCCAACAGTGTGGCGCCTCCAGCACCCGAGTACGGTGCCCCGGCTGGACCACCAGCACCATCCGCTCCCAGCAGCTCCTATGGCGCACCATCGCACTAA
- the LOC117901491 gene encoding kinesin-like protein GA13060: MASSISRNGGFCGALQRAPPPMPPGLARRLSSRECYGVGKVKVMLRVSDRAPDKDSNGEPEFMALDKKKRQVTLTDPRNVCPPPQAAQERGPMVAAPKMFAFDNLFTAEDKQSDVCASALSEVIPAVLEGSDGCLLAMGYPSTGQQHTVLGGDVASGAAFSLGAAPCAIAWLYKGIQERRQKSGARFSVRVSAVGVSATKPDALSTDLLISHAAESDDSPGIYLRDDFLGGPTELRAPTAERAALFLDSALAGRLKSSGSTSTAPLESALIFTLHVYQYSLSRKGGVAGGRSRLHIIDLGGCANRSGGLPLSGIGNILLAILSGQRHPPHKDHPLTPLLKDCLAPITCHVAIVAHVLHDQSYQDALSTIQIASRIHRLRRRKHRVPMPLAVGLAQGLSGGSSAGSGADPSSSEISADTVIYMGPNDDATDGEHPPVYLPSLSAGDNRGIMSKALKGSGLEKPPTQMKAGLSSPMMMKKAMAAAGDKVKKLPGNSPMGSLKRQAGAGACASPLVPHEQPQQQQQMAHGSPIPIPRHMVSKGSNVPSPKGSPLRRAHAGAHPGAALEQLEAGMRKITEEQWIDGPRVSRAKVAEARHLMREVNHVKQCETWVDGPKSLSCRSLTAGNLPATGAQTQGYGFMDSHKKTMIRQWVETQTSQVFQCPATASASNSPTTLHRKLSQLKQKSLDLPDRPAFLPEQSLDLPQQCFENQPLLSQDVSLPPDGDEDQDSGPSEVPPALPLFDDPLGSRDISHDSLHRMLSRHVSREQLHEADSRASSSQHHQQHHHRPSSQRSIDCGLQVTEEEIARTMAMREHEHSMHPLSALSHCDNLSFVSSFNMACESFSECGERARHQFDQLARLHEIFTSQLAMAEVTPSAALFRTDVSSVFSEPVFRFNVGQSSVCSEPAYRLTPSPPKQPSHSPSQGSLPSLNGIMEIAGMDDYALLRQPDGASDPSLPKSEKRFAPQHDDICELDEKAMAAAVGKRNSLEDAQHKLNEITNILPLAAQSRLPLLPLNTSSEAYDSGHDSNSTPRTSKHSGISRRAESGYHSVATVRDSDESSFASGMSKGQRHRITISGGGVTAAGGGASTGNYQRHVHAGGHKKHRHRHEGNKGLCNWLLTPFSCTYPETEGEISDF, translated from the exons atgGCCTCTAGCATCTCCCGAAACGGCGGCTTCTGCGGTGCACTGCAGCGTGCCCCACCGCCCATGCCGCCGGGTCTGGCGCGACGACTTAGCAGCCGCGAATGCTACGGTGTGGGAAAAGTGAAGGTGATGCTGCGCGTCTCCGACAGAGCGCCGGACAAGGACTCCAACGGAGAGCCCGAATTTATGGCGCTGGACAAGAAGAAGCGCCAGGTGACGCTCACCGATCCCCGCAATGTGTGTCCGCCCCCGCAGGCTGCACAGGAGCGTGGACCCATGGTGGCCGCacccaaaatgtttgcattcgATAATCTCTTCACCGCAGAGGATAAACAG TCGGATGTGTGTGCATCGGCCCTCAGCGAAGTAATTCCCGCGGTACTGGAGGGCTCCgatggctgcctgctggccatgGGCTACCCCTCCACTGGACAGCAGCACACGGTGCTGGGTGGCGATGTGGCAAGTGGGGCGGCATTTTCTCTGGGCGCCGCCCCCTGTGCCATAGCCTGGCTCTACAAGGGCATACAGGAGCGGCGGCAGAAGAGCGGCGCTCGATTCTCAGTGCGCGTTAGCGCTGTGGGCGTCAGTGCCACCAAACCGGATGCACTCTCCACGGATTTGCTCATCTCGCATGCGGCTG AATCTGACGACTCCCCGGGGATTTATTTGCGTGACGACTTCCTTGGCGGTCCAACGGAACTACGTGCACCCACCGCGGAGCGTGCGGCGCTTTTCCTCGACTCTGCTCTGGCCGGACGCTTAAAAAGTTCCGGTTCTACTTCCACGGCCCCCTTGGAGTCCGCCCTCATCTTTACGCTGCATGTCTACCAGTACAGCTTGTCCCGCAAGGGGGGTG TGGCTGGCGGTCGGAGCCGTTTACATATCATCGACTTGGGCGGCTGTGCCAATCGCAGCGGGGGCTTGCCGCTGTCGGGCATCGGCAACATACTGCTGGCCATATTATCGGGTCAGAGGCATCCGCCGCACAAGGACCACCCGCTGACGCCACTGCTCAAGGACTGCCTGGCGCCCATCACCTGCCACGTGGCGATTGTGGCCCACGTCCTGCACGACCAGAGCTACCAGGATGCCCTCTCCACCATCCAGATTGCCTCGCGCATCCATCGCCTGCGACGCCGCAAGCACCGCGTGCCCATGCCCCTGGCCGTGGGCCTCGCCCAAGGCCTCAGCGGCGGCTCCTCAGCTGGCTCTGGTGCGGATCCTTCCAGCTCCGAAATCTCCGCCGACACGGTCATCTATATGGGACCCAACGACGATGCCACCGACGGCGAACATCCGCCCGTGTATCTGCCATCGCTCAGTGCCGGCGACAATCGCGGAATAATGAGCAAGGCCCTCAAGGGCAGTGGTCTGGAGAAGCCGCCAACGCAGATGAAGGCGGGTCTGTCCAGTCCCATGATGATGAAGaaggcaatggcagcagccggCGACAAGG TCAAAAAGCTGCCCGGAAATAGTCCCATGGGCAGCCTGAAACgtcaagcaggagcaggagcttgCGCCTCTCCTTTGGTGCCACAcgagcagccgcaacagcagcagcaaatggccCATGGATcgcccatacccatacccagaCATATGGTCTCCAAGGGCTCCAATGTGCCATCGCCCAAGGGCTCTCCTCTACGCAGAGCGCATGCTGGTGCACATCCAGGAGCAGCCTTGGAACAACTTGAAGCTGGCATGAGAAAGATCACGGAGGAGCAATGGATCGATGGACCACGTGTGTCCAGAGCCAAAGTGGCGGAGGCGCGGCACCTGATGCGCGAAGTGAATCACGTAAAGCAGTGCGAGACGTGGGTGGATGGACCCAAATCTCTGTCCTGCCGCTCCCTCACGGCTGGAAATCTCCCGGCGACTGGGGCTCAAACGCAGGGCTATGGCTTCATGGACTCACACAAGAAGACCATGATCCGGCAGTGGGTGGAGACGCAAACGTCGCAGGTCTTCCAGTGTCCAGCCACGGCATCGGCAAGCAATTCCCCAACGACGCTGCATAGGAAGTTGTCGCAGCTGAAGCAGAAATCGCTGGACCTACCCGATAGACCCGCATTCCTGCCTGAGCAATCGTTGGATCTGCCACAGCAGTGCTTCGAGAACCAGCCCCTCCTCAGCCAGGATGTGTCGCTGCCGCCGGATGGCGATGAGGATCAGGATAGCGGTCCCTCGGAGGTGCCACCCGCTCTGCCGCTGTTCGACGATCCCTTGGGCTCCAGGGACATCTCGCACGACAGCCTGCATCGCATGCTCTCGCGGCACGTCTCAAGGGAGCAGCTACACGAGGCTGATAGTCGCGCTTCCTCCtcgcagcatcatcagcagcatcatcatcgtcccTCCTCGCAGCGCAGCATCGATTGTGGTCTGCAGGTGACGGAGGAGGAGATCGCACGCACCATGGCCATGAGGGAACATGAGCATTCAATGCACCCACTTTCGGCTCTGAGCCACTGCGATAATCTCTCCTTTGTGTCCAGCTTCAATATGGCTTGTGAATCCTTCAGCGAGTGCGGCGAGAGAGCAAG ACATCAGTTCGATCAACTGGCACGCCTGCACGAGATCTTCACCTCCCAACTGGCCATGGCCGAGGTCACGCCCTCCGCCGCGCTCTTCCGCACGGACGTGAGCAGCGTGTTCAGCGAGCCCGTGTTCCGCTTCAATGTGGGTCAGAGCAGCGTCTGCAGCGAGCCCGCCTACCGCCTGACACCGAGTCCGCCCAAGCAGCCGTCgcacagccccagccaggGATCGCTGCCGAGTCTGAACGGCATCATGGAGATTGCGGGCATGGACGACTACGCCTTGCTGCGCCAGCCGGACGGCGCCTCCGATCCGAGTCTGCCCAAAAGCGAGAAACGTTTCGCCCCGCAGCACGATGACATCTGCGAGCTGGACGAAAAGGCCATGGCAGCGGCGGTGGGTAAACGAAACTCCTTGGAGGATGCCCAGCATAAGCTCAATGAGATTACGAATATCCTGCCGCTGGCGGCACAGTccaggctgccgctgctgccgctgaacACCAGCTCCGAGGCGTACGACAGCGGCCACGATTCCAACTCCACGCCGCGCACATCGAAGCATTCGGGCATCTCGCGGCGGGCGGAGAGCGGCTACCACAGTGTGGCCACAGTGCGGGACTCGGACGAGAGCAGCTTCGCCTCGGGCATGTCCAAGGGTCAGCGGCATCGCATCACCATATCAGGCGGCGGAGTAACAGCGGCTGGAGGAGGCGCCTCCACGGGTAACTATCAGCGGCATGTCCATGCTGGCGGCCACAAGAAGCATCGGCATCGCCATGAGGGCAACAAGGGCCTCTGCAACTGGCTGCTCACGCCCTTCTCCTGCACATATCCAGAGACTGAGGGTGAGATCAGTGATTTCTag